The following proteins are encoded in a genomic region of Vicinamibacterales bacterium:
- a CDS encoding NADH-quinone oxidoreductase subunit A gives MEGWGGVAIMVAIGVGFGVVSVILSFFLGPRHPTPEKLAPYECGMPPVGDARERQSVKFYLIAMIFLLFDIEVAFLGPWAMALRDLGWTGLVQIAVFFAILAVAFAYVWRKGVLDWGPDSDPDYKRPPKPGPAAVKRYSYGTRS, from the coding sequence ATGGAAGGCTGGGGCGGCGTCGCCATCATGGTCGCGATCGGCGTGGGGTTCGGGGTGGTGTCCGTCATCCTGTCCTTCTTCCTCGGTCCGCGGCATCCTACACCCGAAAAACTGGCTCCGTACGAATGCGGCATGCCCCCGGTGGGCGACGCGCGCGAGCGCCAGTCGGTCAAGTTCTACCTGATCGCCATGATCTTCCTGCTGTTCGACATCGAGGTCGCGTTCCTGGGCCCGTGGGCGATGGCGTTGCGCGATCTCGGCTGGACCGGCCTGGTCCAGATTGCCGTGTTCTTTGCGATCCTGGCCGTCGCCTTCGCCTACGTCTGGCGCAAGGGCGTGCTCGACTGGGGGCCCGACAGCGACCCGGATTACAAGCGGCCGCCGAAGCCAGGCCCCGCCGCGGTGAAGAGATACTCCTATGGGACTCGAAGCTGA
- a CDS encoding glycosyltransferase family 4 protein, with product MPVLRRRGVDVDVFAELHESGDGGLDAIDARDFVWRRRRQPYDLAVYHLGNARCHDYMWGYLFNVPGLVVLHDAQVHQARARALLQRYRPRLDDYLAEFAATHPDAPPDVARLVAAGLGGTLYAHWPHVRLVLRAARLAAVHSPQLAERLHQTYGVDVEVVPMGVPDPLTPVPLASPEVIRRRHGVPDGAVLVGAFGGVTPEKRLPELLRALAASELAVPLHVLIVGAPAGHYDVLADAAAHGVADRVHVTGFVADEDLPAHLAAVDLCACLRWPSNGETSASWWRAMAAGKATVITDLVHQPEIPVLDPRDWRPLGPRGDTPVAVAIPILDEHQALVQALEGLARSPDLRAALGAAAREYWRRGHTVDAMADGYEAVVDRALSRRVPAVELPAHLVATGDEHMRALLAPFGVAMPPGMAADTYGRR from the coding sequence GTGCCGGTCCTGCGACGGCGCGGCGTCGACGTGGACGTGTTCGCCGAGCTGCACGAGTCGGGCGACGGCGGGCTGGACGCGATCGACGCCCGGGACTTCGTCTGGCGGCGGCGCCGGCAGCCGTACGATCTGGCCGTCTACCACCTCGGCAACGCCCGCTGCCACGACTACATGTGGGGCTACCTGTTCAACGTGCCTGGCCTGGTCGTCCTGCACGACGCGCAGGTACACCAGGCCCGCGCCCGAGCCCTGCTGCAGCGCTACCGGCCCCGGCTGGACGACTACCTGGCGGAGTTCGCGGCCACGCACCCGGACGCGCCGCCCGATGTCGCCCGCCTCGTGGCGGCGGGTCTCGGCGGAACACTCTACGCGCACTGGCCGCACGTGCGCCTCGTGCTTCGGGCCGCCCGGCTCGCGGCCGTGCACAGCCCGCAGCTGGCCGAGCGCCTGCACCAGACATACGGCGTCGACGTCGAGGTCGTCCCGATGGGCGTGCCCGACCCACTGACGCCGGTCCCCCTCGCGTCGCCTGAGGTGATTCGGCGGCGCCACGGCGTGCCCGACGGCGCCGTGCTCGTGGGCGCGTTCGGGGGCGTCACGCCGGAGAAGCGATTGCCCGAGCTCCTCCGCGCCCTGGCCGCCAGCGAGCTGGCGGTTCCTCTGCACGTCCTGATCGTGGGCGCCCCGGCCGGGCACTACGACGTCCTGGCCGATGCCGCGGCGCACGGCGTGGCCGACCGAGTCCACGTCACGGGCTTCGTGGCCGACGAGGACCTGCCGGCGCACCTGGCCGCGGTGGATCTGTGTGCGTGCCTGCGGTGGCCGTCGAACGGGGAGACGTCGGCGTCGTGGTGGCGGGCGATGGCGGCCGGCAAGGCCACCGTGATCACGGATCTCGTCCATCAGCCGGAGATCCCGGTGCTGGACCCGCGCGACTGGCGGCCGCTCGGCCCCAGGGGCGACACGCCGGTGGCGGTCGCGATTCCGATCCTGGACGAGCACCAGGCACTCGTGCAGGCGCTGGAAGGCCTCGCGCGATCACCCGATCTGCGCGCCGCGCTGGGTGCGGCGGCGCGCGAATACTGGCGGCGCGGCCACACCGTGGACGCGATGGCCGATGGCTACGAGGCGGTCGTCGACCGGGCGCTGTCGCGACGGGTCCCGGCCGTGGAGCTGCCGGCCCATCTCGTCGCGACCGGCGACGAGCACATGAGGGCCCTGCTCGCGCCGTTCGGCGTCGCGATGCCGCCAGGGATGGCGGCCGACACGTACGGGCGCCGTTAG
- a CDS encoding DEAD/DEAH box helicase, whose product MRPDVLGLFRPPVAAWFRGAFERPTRPQTLGWPAIARGESTLILAPTGTGKTLTAFLWCLDRLMFSPAPARDARCRVLYLSPLKALAVDVERNLRAPLAGIAHVAASQGTPFHLPAMAIRSGDTPSGERAAFLRAPADILITTPESLFLLLTSNARERLRAIDTVIVDEIHALVSTKRGAHLALSLERLAAIAAGPIQRIGLSATQRNLEEVARFLAGHEPGRSRAGGRGRAPSAAARLEAELSAAAPATAPPRPVTTIDARSPKTLAITVDVPLADMAAVGRPSARPVSGPVTASPVETIWTTLHPRLLELIRAHRTTLLFVNSRRLAERMAAALNELAGETLVRAHHGSLARPQRTDIEDQLKAGQLKALVATSSLELGIDMGSIDLVVQVEAPPSVASGLQRIGRAGHQVGEVSRGIIFPKFRGDLLASAAASAAMTAGQVEPSQVPRNPLDVLAQQVVAMAAMDAWPVDELHRVVRRAAPFASLDRRMLEGVLDMLSGRYPSDEFAELRPRLTWDRVNDTIVARQGAKRVVVANAGTIPDRGLYGVFLADGARDQARVGELDEEMVFEARAGETFVLGASTWRIEQITHDRVLVSPAPGQPGKMPFWKAEGPGRPIELGRAIGALTRDLAAAAPADAAARLVERHGLTEAAADNLLRYIDDQKTATGAVPDDRSIVIERSTDDVGDWRVAVLSPFGSRVHAPWAMAVAERLQRERGLDVEVMWADDGFVVRLPEGDQPPDPGWFVVDPDEVEALVVGRLGGTAMFSARFREAAGRALLLPRRRPGARAPLWQQRKRASDLLAVAARFGSFPIVLETYRECLRDLFDLPALVDLMARVRSRAVRVSTADTRQASPFAASLLFGYVANYLYDGDAPLAERRAHALAVDHAELAALIGEGELRALLDPDALADLAVDLQQASPRLRARSADGLHDLLLRVGDLTGAEISARSAPELEPDALEALIAARRALPVRVAGEPRFIAVEDAARYRDGLGVPLPPGLPAALLEPPDDALGDLLRRYARTHGPFTAGEAAARFGLGLAVVEATLARLAAGGRVIEGEFRPGERGREWCDAGVLAALRRRSLAALRKGVEPVGPEVLGRFLTAWHGVTTPRPGLDALLDAIEQLQGAPLVASALERDLLPARIAGYAPALLDTLVSAGEVVWTGAEALGERDGRIRLYLADQRALLQPSAPADGLDVREARIYAHLVRHGASFFGPLHEAAGGGFPQESVDALWQLVWRGLVTNDAVHALRGYLSGPDRLRRVPRAHRFRSRRLVPASAEGRWSALGVESSANATARATAVTRQLLARHGVVSREVLAVDPLSGGFSAIYPVLRRLEDTGRVRRGYFVAGLGGAQFGEAGALDRLRAERDVRDEPAVALLAASDPANPYGALVDWPAWGGAGERASRAAGARVVLVDGHATAWIARGSRQLLVALPADEPDRSRHGRALAQALVAAAHRPDADQPGWLVVEVNGGPAAASPVARYLVDAGFAVTAGGLQLRVARPRLAAVPGSADEAVEDTERADA is encoded by the coding sequence ATGCGCCCTGACGTCCTGGGACTCTTTCGGCCGCCCGTCGCGGCGTGGTTCCGCGGCGCGTTCGAACGGCCGACCCGGCCCCAGACGCTGGGCTGGCCCGCGATCGCGCGGGGCGAGTCCACCCTCATCCTCGCGCCCACGGGCACCGGCAAGACGCTGACCGCGTTCCTGTGGTGCCTCGACCGGCTCATGTTCTCACCCGCCCCCGCCAGGGACGCACGCTGCCGCGTGCTCTACCTGTCGCCCCTCAAGGCGCTCGCGGTGGACGTCGAACGGAACCTCCGGGCGCCGCTGGCCGGCATCGCGCATGTGGCGGCCTCCCAAGGCACGCCGTTTCACCTGCCGGCCATGGCGATCCGGTCCGGCGACACGCCGTCCGGCGAGCGGGCCGCGTTCCTGCGGGCGCCAGCCGACATCCTGATCACGACGCCGGAGTCCCTCTTCCTCCTGCTCACCTCGAACGCACGCGAGCGCCTCCGCGCGATCGACACGGTCATCGTGGACGAGATTCACGCCCTCGTCTCCACCAAGCGCGGTGCCCACCTGGCGCTGTCACTCGAGCGCCTGGCGGCGATCGCCGCGGGGCCCATCCAGCGGATCGGCCTCTCCGCGACCCAGCGGAACCTGGAGGAGGTGGCCCGCTTCCTCGCAGGCCACGAGCCGGGGCGGTCCCGCGCGGGCGGCCGGGGACGCGCGCCCTCGGCCGCGGCCCGTCTCGAAGCCGAGCTGTCGGCGGCCGCCCCGGCCACGGCGCCGCCGCGGCCCGTCACGACCATCGACGCCCGGTCGCCGAAGACCCTGGCGATCACGGTGGACGTCCCCCTCGCGGACATGGCGGCGGTGGGCCGGCCGTCGGCCCGGCCGGTTAGCGGCCCGGTCACCGCCTCGCCCGTCGAGACCATCTGGACGACGCTCCACCCGAGGCTGCTCGAACTCATCCGCGCCCACCGGACCACCCTGCTCTTCGTGAACAGCCGCAGGCTGGCCGAGCGCATGGCCGCCGCCCTGAACGAGCTGGCGGGCGAGACGCTGGTGCGCGCCCACCACGGATCGCTGGCCCGTCCGCAGCGGACGGACATCGAGGATCAGCTGAAGGCCGGCCAGCTCAAGGCCCTGGTGGCCACCTCGTCGCTCGAGCTCGGCATCGACATGGGCTCGATCGACCTCGTGGTCCAGGTGGAAGCGCCCCCGTCGGTGGCCAGTGGGCTCCAGCGCATCGGGCGCGCGGGCCACCAGGTGGGCGAGGTCAGCCGCGGCATCATCTTCCCGAAGTTCCGCGGCGACCTCCTGGCCTCGGCCGCGGCCTCCGCGGCCATGACGGCCGGCCAGGTCGAGCCGTCGCAGGTCCCGAGGAACCCGCTCGACGTCCTCGCCCAGCAGGTCGTGGCGATGGCCGCGATGGACGCCTGGCCCGTGGACGAGCTCCACCGCGTCGTCCGCCGCGCCGCGCCGTTCGCCTCCCTCGATCGCCGGATGCTCGAGGGCGTGCTGGACATGTTGTCGGGCCGCTACCCCTCGGACGAGTTCGCCGAGCTCAGGCCGCGCCTGACGTGGGATCGCGTGAACGACACGATCGTGGCGCGCCAGGGCGCGAAGCGGGTGGTGGTCGCCAACGCGGGGACGATTCCGGACCGCGGACTCTACGGCGTCTTCCTGGCCGACGGCGCGCGGGACCAGGCGCGGGTGGGCGAACTGGACGAAGAGATGGTCTTCGAGGCCCGGGCCGGCGAGACGTTCGTCCTCGGCGCCTCCACGTGGCGCATCGAGCAGATCACGCACGACCGCGTGCTCGTCTCTCCGGCGCCCGGCCAGCCGGGGAAGATGCCGTTCTGGAAGGCCGAGGGACCGGGGAGGCCCATCGAGCTCGGGCGCGCCATCGGCGCGTTGACGCGCGATCTCGCGGCCGCGGCGCCGGCCGACGCGGCCGCGCGGCTCGTGGAGCGGCACGGTCTCACGGAGGCGGCGGCCGACAACCTGCTGCGCTACATCGACGATCAGAAGACGGCGACGGGTGCGGTGCCCGACGACCGGTCGATCGTGATCGAGCGCTCCACCGACGACGTCGGCGACTGGAGGGTCGCGGTCCTGTCGCCCTTCGGCAGCCGCGTCCACGCGCCCTGGGCCATGGCCGTCGCCGAGCGGCTGCAGCGCGAACGCGGACTCGACGTCGAGGTCATGTGGGCCGACGACGGCTTCGTCGTGCGCCTGCCCGAGGGCGATCAGCCTCCGGACCCCGGCTGGTTCGTGGTCGATCCCGACGAGGTCGAGGCGCTGGTCGTCGGACGCCTCGGCGGCACGGCCATGTTCTCGGCGCGCTTCCGCGAGGCCGCCGGCCGCGCGCTGCTCCTGCCCCGCCGCCGTCCCGGCGCCCGCGCGCCCCTGTGGCAGCAGCGCAAGCGCGCGTCGGACCTCCTCGCCGTCGCGGCGCGCTTCGGGTCCTTTCCCATCGTCCTCGAGACCTATCGCGAGTGCCTGCGCGATCTCTTCGATCTGCCTGCGCTGGTGGACCTCATGGCGCGGGTCCGCTCCCGCGCGGTCCGCGTGTCGACGGCCGACACGCGGCAGGCCTCGCCCTTCGCGGCCTCCCTCCTCTTCGGCTACGTCGCCAACTACCTGTACGACGGCGACGCGCCGCTGGCCGAGCGGCGCGCGCACGCGCTGGCGGTGGACCATGCCGAGCTGGCGGCCCTCATCGGCGAGGGTGAGCTGCGCGCGCTGCTCGACCCGGACGCGCTGGCCGACCTTGCCGTGGACCTGCAGCAGGCGAGCCCGCGCCTGCGCGCCCGATCGGCCGATGGCCTCCACGACCTGCTCCTGCGCGTCGGCGATCTCACGGGCGCCGAGATCTCGGCGCGATCGGCGCCAGAACTGGAACCGGACGCGCTCGAGGCGCTGATCGCCGCCAGACGGGCGCTCCCGGTGCGGGTCGCCGGCGAGCCGCGGTTCATCGCCGTCGAGGACGCGGCCCGCTACCGCGACGGCCTCGGCGTCCCGCTCCCGCCCGGGCTGCCCGCTGCGCTCCTCGAGCCGCCCGACGACGCGTTGGGCGATCTCCTGCGGCGTTACGCGCGCACGCACGGCCCCTTCACGGCCGGCGAGGCCGCCGCGCGGTTCGGCCTCGGCTTGGCCGTCGTGGAGGCGACGCTGGCGCGGCTGGCCGCCGGGGGCAGGGTGATCGAAGGCGAGTTCCGCCCGGGAGAGCGCGGTCGCGAATGGTGTGACGCCGGCGTGCTGGCCGCGCTGCGACGGCGATCGCTCGCCGCGCTGCGCAAGGGCGTCGAGCCGGTCGGGCCCGAGGTGCTCGGCCGGTTCCTGACGGCCTGGCACGGCGTGACGACGCCGCGCCCCGGGCTCGACGCGCTCCTCGACGCCATCGAGCAACTCCAGGGCGCGCCGCTGGTCGCGTCGGCGCTCGAACGGGACCTCCTGCCGGCGCGGATTGCCGGTTACGCCCCCGCGCTCCTCGACACGCTCGTCTCGGCCGGCGAGGTCGTGTGGACGGGAGCCGAGGCGCTCGGCGAGCGCGACGGACGGATCCGCCTGTACCTCGCCGACCAGCGGGCGCTCCTGCAGCCGTCGGCGCCGGCCGACGGCCTGGACGTGCGCGAGGCCCGGATCTACGCCCACCTGGTGCGGCACGGCGCGTCGTTCTTCGGCCCGCTGCACGAGGCCGCCGGCGGCGGGTTCCCGCAGGAGTCGGTGGACGCGCTGTGGCAGCTCGTGTGGCGGGGCCTCGTCACCAACGACGCCGTCCACGCGCTGCGGGGCTACCTCTCGGGGCCGGACCGGCTCCGCCGCGTGCCGCGCGCCCATCGCTTCCGCTCGCGCCGGCTGGTGCCGGCCTCCGCCGAGGGGCGATGGTCGGCGCTCGGTGTCGAGTCCTCCGCCAACGCCACCGCGCGCGCCACGGCCGTCACGCGCCAGCTGCTCGCGCGGCATGGCGTCGTGAGCCGCGAGGTGCTCGCGGTCGATCCGCTGTCGGGCGGCTTCAGCGCCATCTACCCGGTGCTCCGCCGGCTGGAAGACACGGGCCGTGTGCGGCGCGGGTACTTCGTGGCCGGCCTGGGCGGGGCGCAGTTCGGCGAAGCCGGGGCGCTCGACCGCCTGCGGGCCGAGCGCGACGTCCGCGACGAACCGGCCGTGGCCCTGCTGGCCGCCTCCGATCCGGCCAACCCGTACGGTGCGCTCGTGGACTGGCCGGCCTGGGGCGGCGCGGGAGAACGCGCCAGCCGCGCGGCCGGCGCGCGCGTCGTGCTGGTCGACGGCCACGCCACGGCGTGGATTGCGCGCGGGAGCCGGCAGCTCCTGGTGGCGCTGCCCGCCGACGAGCCCGATCGGTCGCGGCACGGGAGGGCGCTCGCACAGGCCCTCGTGGCGGCGGCGCACCGGCCGGACGCCGATCAGCCCGGATGGCTCGTCGTCGAGGTGAACGGCGGGCCCGCCGCGGCGAGCCCGGTCGCACGGTATCTCGTGGACGCCGGATTCGCCGTGACCGCCGGAGGCCTGCAGCTCCGCGTGGCGCGGCCGCGGCTCGCCGCGGTCCCCGGGTCCGCCGACGAGGCCGTCGAGGACACGGAGCGCGCCGATGCCTGA
- a CDS encoding DNA-formamidopyrimidine glycosylase family protein: MPEGDTIARAAARLHEALAGQDVTAFEAALARVRTAAENHPLPGRVVERVSAHGKHLVMHFTGDLLLRSHMRMHGSWHLYRPGERWQRARHAMRLRLETPAWQAVAFDVYDAELVPSPSAGQLAAVAALGPDLLDPALDVASAATRILAEGGRPIAPVLLDQRVVAGLGNVLRCEVLFLEGVAPDRAAAGLPAETAARLVARGARELRRNASPTATRRVTTGRFSPDEALWVYQRTGRPCRRCGAAIQSGPDGPGGRRVYWCPRCQPA, encoded by the coding sequence ATGCCTGAAGGCGACACGATCGCGCGCGCGGCCGCCCGCCTGCACGAGGCGCTCGCCGGACAGGACGTGACCGCGTTCGAGGCCGCCCTGGCCCGCGTCCGGACGGCCGCCGAGAACCACCCGCTGCCCGGCCGCGTCGTCGAGCGTGTGAGCGCGCACGGCAAGCACCTGGTGATGCACTTCACCGGTGACCTGCTGCTGCGGAGCCACATGCGCATGCACGGGTCGTGGCACCTGTACCGTCCGGGGGAGCGCTGGCAGCGCGCCCGTCACGCGATGCGGCTCCGGCTCGAGACGCCGGCGTGGCAGGCGGTGGCGTTCGACGTCTACGACGCCGAGCTCGTGCCGTCGCCATCGGCCGGCCAGCTCGCGGCCGTGGCCGCGCTCGGTCCAGACCTCCTCGACCCGGCGCTCGACGTCGCCTCCGCCGCCACGCGGATCCTCGCCGAGGGCGGCCGGCCGATCGCGCCCGTGCTGCTCGATCAGCGCGTCGTGGCGGGGCTCGGCAACGTCCTGCGGTGCGAGGTGCTCTTCCTCGAAGGCGTCGCGCCGGATCGGGCGGCCGCGGGCCTCCCGGCAGAGACCGCTGCGCGGCTGGTGGCGCGCGGCGCGCGCGAGCTCAGGCGGAACGCCTCGCCGACGGCGACGCGGCGCGTGACGACGGGCCGGTTCTCGCCCGACGAAGCGCTCTGGGTGTACCAACGGACGGGACGTCCCTGCCGGCGCTGCGGCGCAGCCATCCAGTCGGGCCCGGACGGCCCCGGCGGCCGCCGGGTCTACTGGTGCCCACGCTGCCAGCCGGCCTGA
- the fdhD gene encoding formate dehydrogenase accessory sulfurtransferase FdhD, whose amino-acid sequence MTSPSIRIVSLRRLRGGQAAETDDRVAVEEPLEVRVNGASFAVVMRTPGQDLPLAAGFLLAEDVVREADEIAAIEHCDDVEDEARGNVVNVTVRGGAEARLGARLAERRQVVTTSACGLCGRRTIESVRARAAGVDGDWRVGASIVLGLPGALRASQAAFDATGGLHAAALCDLDGRVLLAAEDVGRHNAVDKIVGRALIEGRVPLDRAMLVVSGRSSYELVQKALLGGVPLVAGVSAPSSLAIDLARESGITLCGFVRGEGMNVYAHPERITA is encoded by the coding sequence GTGACGTCGCCGTCGATCCGGATCGTGTCCCTGCGCCGGCTGCGCGGCGGCCAGGCGGCCGAGACCGACGACCGCGTGGCCGTCGAGGAGCCCCTCGAGGTCCGTGTCAACGGCGCGTCCTTCGCGGTGGTGATGCGGACGCCCGGCCAAGATCTCCCGCTGGCCGCCGGCTTCCTGCTCGCCGAGGACGTCGTGCGCGAGGCCGACGAGATCGCGGCCATCGAGCATTGTGACGACGTGGAGGACGAGGCCCGCGGCAACGTCGTGAACGTCACCGTGCGCGGCGGCGCCGAGGCGCGCCTCGGCGCGCGCCTGGCCGAACGCCGGCAGGTCGTCACCACGTCGGCGTGCGGTCTGTGCGGGCGGCGGACGATCGAGTCGGTGCGCGCGCGCGCCGCCGGCGTCGACGGCGACTGGCGGGTCGGGGCGTCGATCGTACTCGGACTGCCCGGCGCCCTCCGCGCGTCGCAGGCGGCCTTCGACGCCACCGGCGGGCTCCACGCGGCCGCGCTCTGCGACCTCGATGGGCGGGTGCTCCTGGCGGCGGAAGACGTGGGCCGCCACAACGCGGTGGACAAGATCGTGGGCCGCGCGTTGATCGAGGGACGGGTCCCCCTCGACCGCGCCATGCTCGTCGTCAGCGGCCGTTCGTCCTACGAGCTCGTACAGAAGGCCCTGCTCGGTGGCGTCCCGCTCGTGGCCGGCGTCTCGGCGCCGTCCAGCCTCGCCATCGACCTCGCCCGGGAGTCGGGCATCACGCTCTGCGGGTTCGTGCGCGGCGAGGGCATGAACGTCTACGCCCACCCGGAGCGCATCACGGCCTGA
- a CDS encoding response regulator, with translation MVREPLVLVVDDYAEAREMYVAWLEISGYRVAKASTAAEALALACAEPPDAILMDLSLPGVDGIEATRQLKAAPATAHVPVLAITGHVEARVAEAARAAGCDAFIVKPSPAPDVVKIIDALVGRGPSATATAS, from the coding sequence ATGGTCCGCGAGCCCCTGGTCCTGGTCGTGGACGACTACGCCGAGGCGCGGGAGATGTACGTCGCATGGCTGGAGATCTCGGGGTACCGGGTGGCCAAGGCCAGCACCGCCGCTGAGGCGCTCGCCCTGGCCTGCGCCGAGCCGCCCGACGCGATCCTCATGGACCTGTCGCTGCCGGGCGTGGACGGCATCGAAGCCACGCGCCAGCTCAAGGCGGCGCCCGCGACCGCGCACGTGCCGGTGCTCGCGATCACCGGGCACGTCGAAGCGCGCGTCGCCGAGGCCGCCCGCGCGGCCGGATGCGACGCTTTCATCGTGAAGCCGAGTCCCGCGCCCGACGTCGTGAAGATCATCGACGCGCTGGTCGGCCGCGGCCCCAGCGCGACGGCCACCGCGTCGTGA
- a CDS encoding YajQ family cyclic di-GMP-binding protein, translating to MAQTCSFDITSTVDLQEVDNAVNQARKELGQRYDFKGSPAAIDFDQKAGTLTITAEDAFKLGAVWEVLQTRLVRRNVPVKNLTPGDPEHASAGTMRQVVTLQQGVPSDAARAIVKFLKDRKLKKVQASIQGDQLRVSSPSKDDLQQAMAALKEEDFGIALQFGNYRS from the coding sequence ATGGCCCAGACCTGCTCCTTCGACATCACGTCGACCGTGGATCTCCAGGAAGTGGACAACGCCGTCAATCAGGCGCGCAAGGAACTCGGCCAGCGCTACGACTTCAAGGGCTCGCCCGCCGCCATCGACTTCGATCAGAAGGCCGGCACCCTCACGATCACGGCCGAGGATGCGTTCAAGCTCGGCGCGGTGTGGGAAGTGCTGCAGACCCGGCTCGTCCGTCGCAACGTGCCGGTCAAGAACCTCACGCCGGGCGACCCCGAGCACGCGTCCGCCGGCACGATGCGCCAGGTGGTCACCTTGCAGCAGGGCGTCCCGAGCGACGCCGCGCGCGCCATCGTCAAGTTCCTGAAGGATCGGAAGCTGAAGAAGGTGCAGGCGTCGATCCAGGGCGACCAGCTGCGCGTGTCGTCGCCGTCGAAGGACGATCTCCAGCAGGCCATGGCGGCGCTGAAGGAGGAGGACTTCGGCATCGCGCTGCAGTTCGGCAACTACCGTTCGTGA
- a CDS encoding pseudouridine synthase, with amino-acid sequence MTHGARPRRRPRPAGTVPLARALSKLGLATRSEAAALIAAGRVTVDGAAVTDPRRPVVPESIAVVIDGRTAPPPSRLTIALHKPRGVVTTRRDPEGRPTVYGLIAGAGAGLAPVGRLDLASTGLLLCTNDTRLAAWLTDPASGVEREYVVTVRGRLDPAGAADLERGRTVDGERLAPERVTVLKASGRETHLRIVLREGRNREIRRLLAAAGHEVTRLLRVRIGGVELGPLAPGAWRVIPEEVLAGAFADYPGGRPRRPRRARSARERAMSARRRAPHRGDRA; translated from the coding sequence GTGACCCACGGCGCCCGGCCCCGCCGCCGGCCGCGGCCCGCGGGCACGGTGCCGCTGGCCCGCGCGCTCTCGAAACTCGGCCTCGCCACGCGCAGCGAGGCCGCCGCGCTCATCGCCGCCGGCCGGGTGACCGTGGACGGCGCGGCCGTGACCGATCCACGGCGCCCGGTCGTCCCGGAGTCCATCGCCGTCGTCATCGACGGGCGGACCGCGCCCCCCCCGTCGCGCCTGACGATCGCCCTCCACAAGCCGCGGGGTGTCGTGACGACGCGCCGCGATCCCGAGGGCCGGCCGACGGTGTACGGCCTCATCGCCGGGGCCGGCGCGGGCCTGGCGCCCGTCGGGCGACTCGACCTCGCGTCGACAGGACTGCTGCTCTGCACGAACGACACGCGACTGGCCGCGTGGCTCACCGATCCGGCCAGCGGCGTGGAACGCGAATACGTCGTGACCGTGCGAGGGCGCCTCGATCCCGCCGGGGCCGCCGACCTCGAACGAGGCCGCACCGTCGACGGCGAGCGGCTCGCGCCCGAGCGCGTCACGGTGCTGAAGGCGTCGGGGCGCGAGACGCACCTGCGAATCGTCCTGCGCGAGGGCCGCAACCGGGAGATCCGGCGGCTGCTCGCGGCGGCGGGCCACGAGGTGACACGCCTCCTGCGCGTGCGCATCGGCGGCGTGGAGCTGGGGCCGCTGGCGCCCGGAGCCTGGCGGGTTATTCCGGAGGAAGTGCTGGCGGGCGCCTTCGCGGACTATCCTGGGGGGCGCCCGCGCCGCCCTCGGCGGGCCCGTTCGGCGCGCGAACGCGCCATGTCGGCGCGCCGGCGCGCCCCCCATCGAGGAGATCGCGCGTGA